The Vescimonas coprocola genome includes a window with the following:
- a CDS encoding DUF6076 domain-containing protein — protein MPLGVQQNNDFTQFTMDVWNDKIFYQEQEFPAGFMAMSILNIPEEELPELIQAGGAPTFLFPVVVQGSDEDAAAVFPQLRERILYLTELLWKYPPFCYNDYEKEMSRINILFDERNLLQIRTPNSELQTEFLRFCVGIIRIPIAMYHFYAAGRFFELDYLRRLKKRNETHFAVAAHDCFNSEQFWDEMRSLQSLDMEPFTVYPELSSSYVFARSPKNEKEMVFVERVIFPRLTDFYTYDLMNGLHHGHAPSQCQGCGRYFLTTNGHIPKYCDGVAPQDSRYTCRQYGAMMHQKEQNKQHPVYRLFNTRTDTIRKHHQRGKISDDLRREALYLAGSYRDKALMDNDYAADGYAHDMELEHIYAEAENRLK, from the coding sequence ATGCCGCTGGGAGTACAGCAGAACAACGATTTCACGCAGTTCACAATGGATGTCTGGAATGACAAGATCTTTTATCAGGAGCAGGAGTTTCCGGCGGGATTCATGGCGATGTCCATTCTGAACATTCCCGAAGAAGAACTGCCGGAGCTGATACAGGCCGGCGGCGCACCAACCTTCCTGTTCCCTGTGGTGGTACAGGGCAGCGATGAGGACGCTGCGGCGGTATTCCCGCAGCTGCGGGAACGGATACTGTATCTGACTGAACTGCTTTGGAAGTATCCGCCCTTTTGCTACAATGACTATGAGAAGGAAATGAGCCGGATCAATATCCTGTTTGACGAAAGAAACCTCCTGCAAATACGGACGCCCAATTCAGAGCTCCAGACAGAGTTTCTGAGATTCTGCGTCGGGATTATACGCATCCCTATCGCCATGTACCACTTCTATGCAGCGGGGCGGTTCTTTGAGCTGGATTATCTGCGGCGTCTGAAAAAACGGAACGAAACACATTTCGCCGTGGCCGCGCATGACTGCTTCAACAGCGAGCAGTTTTGGGATGAGATGCGGAGTTTACAGAGCTTGGATATGGAGCCGTTCACGGTCTACCCGGAGCTGTCCTCCTCCTATGTGTTTGCCCGCAGTCCTAAAAACGAAAAAGAAATGGTGTTTGTGGAACGGGTGATTTTTCCGCGCCTGACCGATTTCTACACCTATGACCTGATGAACGGATTGCACCACGGCCACGCGCCCAGCCAGTGCCAAGGCTGCGGGAGATACTTTCTGACCACTAACGGCCACATCCCTAAATACTGCGACGGCGTCGCCCCGCAGGACAGCCGCTATACCTGCCGGCAGTATGGCGCGATGATGCACCAGAAGGAGCAGAACAAACAGCACCCGGTCTACCGCCTGTTCAATACCCGCACCGACACCATCCGCAAGCATCACCAGAGAGGGAAGATCTCCGATGACCTGCGGCGGGAGGCACTGTATCTGGCGGGGAGCTACCGGGACAAGGCGCTGATGGACAACGACTATGCCGCTGACGGATATGCGCACGACATGGAATTGGAACACATTTACGCGGAGGCAGAGAATCGGCTGAAATGA
- a CDS encoding AAA family ATPase, producing the protein MKKENRLLTIDGETLMSQPLTPLNFVVDTLLSQGLHILAGSPKVGKSWLALWLAVTVAKGDPVWGMGVKQGTTLYLCLEDSTLRIQNRLFEITEDAPANVHFSTNSDTLGKGLEEQLRAFLSEHPDTVLVIIDTLQMIRGAGYDNTYANDYRDLSALKQIADAHGIAILLIHHLRKESADDVFNRISGTTAISGAVDSSFTLVEERRGSGRAKLSCIGRDIEYRELTLERNGENVWELVSDSRTQPELLGDRIIYLLSELMRERTKFIGTPTELSERIDPVGVERMSPKKVSRQILQNLDALRKIGISAVVRRSNGKRLIELRRAESDDTQDTQVVDPIDPADVSGGENAPCFAL; encoded by the coding sequence TTGAAAAAAGAAAACCGATTACTGACCATCGACGGTGAAACGCTGATGAGTCAGCCGCTCACACCGCTGAACTTCGTGGTGGACACGCTGCTCTCTCAGGGTCTGCACATCCTCGCGGGCTCACCCAAGGTGGGAAAGTCATGGCTGGCGCTGTGGCTGGCCGTCACGGTGGCGAAGGGCGATCCCGTCTGGGGCATGGGCGTGAAACAGGGCACCACGCTCTACCTCTGCCTGGAGGACTCCACCCTCCGCATCCAGAACCGTCTGTTCGAGATCACAGAGGACGCCCCCGCCAACGTCCACTTCTCCACCAACAGCGATACCCTTGGCAAGGGTCTGGAGGAACAGCTCCGCGCGTTCCTCTCAGAGCACCCCGACACGGTGCTGGTTATCATCGATACGCTGCAAATGATCCGCGGCGCCGGTTATGACAACACCTACGCAAATGACTACCGTGACCTCTCTGCTCTGAAGCAGATTGCGGATGCCCACGGCATCGCCATTTTGCTGATCCATCATCTGCGCAAGGAGAGCGCTGACGATGTGTTCAATCGCATCTCCGGCACCACCGCCATCAGCGGTGCGGTGGATTCCAGCTTCACGCTGGTGGAGGAACGGCGGGGCAGCGGCAGAGCGAAGCTCTCCTGTATTGGCCGTGACATTGAATACCGGGAGCTGACACTGGAGCGCAACGGTGAAAATGTATGGGAGCTGGTGTCGGACAGCCGGACACAGCCAGAACTGCTGGGCGACCGCATCATTTATCTTCTCTCTGAACTAATGCGTGAGCGAACCAAATTTATCGGCACTCCCACAGAGCTGTCTGAACGAATCGACCCTGTGGGGGTGGAGCGCATGTCACCCAAGAAAGTATCCCGACAGATCCTGCAAAACCTTGACGCACTAAGGAAAATCGGCATTTCCGCCGTGGTGCGCCGCAGCAACGGCAAGCGGCTCATCGAGCTGCGCCGTGCCGAAAGTGACGATACACAGGATACCCAAGTTGTTGACCCTATCGACCCTGCCGATGTCTCAGGCGGTGAGAACGCCCCGTGTTTCGCCCTGTAA
- a CDS encoding MobC family plasmid mobilization relaxosome protein — translation MKKDIKFSTRMASADREKIKALAAKAHMSMSDYVTACCLGKRIIVIDGQKELLRQLKGIGSNINRLTVLANMGKVQVIGLDKAAQELSEVSAALRSVLEGR, via the coding sequence ATGAAAAAAGATATCAAATTCAGTACGCGCATGGCGTCCGCCGACCGCGAGAAGATCAAGGCGCTGGCAGCGAAGGCCCATATGTCCATGAGCGACTACGTCACCGCCTGCTGTCTCGGCAAGCGGATCATTGTCATCGACGGGCAGAAAGAACTGCTCCGCCAGCTCAAGGGCATCGGCAGCAACATCAACCGCCTTACCGTCCTCGCCAACATGGGCAAGGTGCAGGTCATCGGCCTCGACAAGGCCGCGCAGGAACTGTCCGAGGTCAGCGCCGCTCTGCGGTCAGTCTTGGAAGGTCGGTGA